A portion of the Flavobacterium magnum genome contains these proteins:
- the aroC gene encoding chorismate synthase, translating into MAGNSFGTIFRITTFGESHGEALGGIIDGCPPGITLDFEAIRHEMQRRRPGQSAIVTQRREADEVQFLSGIFEGKTTGTPIGFTIANSNQKSDDYAHIKDLYRPSHADFVYEKKYGIRDYRGGGRSSARETASRVVAGAIAKQVIPQVKINAFVSSVGDIFIDKPYQQLDFSKTESNAVRCPDEATAAKMEDYIREIRKQGDTVGGTVTCILQHVPVGLGEPVFDKLHAELGKAMLSINAVHGFEYGSGFCGARMKGSEHNDVFNPDGTTKTNLSGGIQGGISNGMDIYFRVAFKPVATIMQPQQTIDNKGNIAEMQGKGRHDPCVVPRAVPIVEAMAAMVLADFYLINKMY; encoded by the coding sequence ATGGCCGGCAATTCTTTCGGTACGATTTTCAGGATTACAACTTTTGGCGAATCACATGGCGAGGCGCTCGGCGGGATCATCGACGGCTGTCCGCCGGGCATCACGTTGGATTTTGAGGCAATCCGGCACGAGATGCAACGCCGCAGGCCCGGGCAATCGGCCATCGTTACCCAGCGTCGGGAAGCAGACGAAGTGCAGTTCCTTTCCGGAATTTTCGAAGGTAAAACCACCGGGACGCCCATAGGGTTTACTATCGCAAACAGCAACCAGAAATCCGATGACTACGCACACATCAAAGACCTGTATCGCCCCAGCCACGCGGACTTCGTTTATGAAAAAAAGTACGGCATCCGCGATTATCGCGGCGGCGGACGCAGTTCAGCGCGGGAAACTGCCAGCAGGGTAGTGGCCGGAGCGATCGCAAAACAGGTCATCCCGCAGGTAAAAATCAACGCCTTCGTGTCGTCTGTGGGCGACATCTTCATTGACAAACCTTACCAGCAGCTCGACTTCTCGAAAACTGAATCGAATGCCGTGCGGTGTCCTGATGAAGCCACAGCGGCCAAAATGGAGGACTACATCCGAGAGATCCGCAAACAGGGCGATACGGTTGGCGGCACAGTGACCTGTATTTTGCAGCACGTTCCCGTGGGCCTTGGCGAGCCGGTATTCGACAAGCTCCACGCCGAGTTGGGTAAGGCGATGCTCTCCATCAATGCCGTACACGGTTTTGAATACGGCAGCGGTTTTTGCGGCGCCAGGATGAAAGGCAGCGAACACAACGACGTGTTCAATCCTGACGGTACCACGAAAACAAATTTGTCGGGTGGCATACAGGGTGGTATCTCGAACGGCATGGACATTTACTTCCGGGTGGCATTCAAGCCGGTAGCCACGATCATGCAGCCCCAGCAGACGATTGACAACAAGGGCAACATAGCCGAAATGCAGGGTAAAGGACGCCACGATCCCTGTGTTGTGCCGCGTGCGGTCCCCATTGTGGAGGCCATGGCAGCGATGGTGCTGGCCGATTTTTACCTGATTAATAAAATGTATTAG
- a CDS encoding transglutaminase domain-containing protein has protein sequence MWKLSDIKTFSQKLRVNKPWDDVIIFILNILIAIPVFIIVHQNLLDPEWPFEIDRILLFIGIVVLLQLLLRLLRRIIIVCIAAYLIFLLFNSVFGSFGFWSVAEDYNAMLYNMSEDPNPQDIIIAKLLPFPNKSRILDAIDYDNPDVRNFALMATTKHFRNINKYKEYRTTVQCFAVFKEIKKRWNYVNDPRGREYIARASETVQHFSGDCDDHSILMAACIRAIGGVPRIISTDAHLYPEMLIGTQKDFEAINYIIKEVLFKEESKGKTVHYHIDEHGQIWLNLDYTATYPGGPFMSEEILGALTLY, from the coding sequence ATGTGGAAACTTTCCGATATTAAAACATTCAGCCAGAAACTCCGGGTCAATAAGCCCTGGGACGACGTGATTATTTTTATATTGAACATCCTCATTGCGATTCCGGTCTTCATCATCGTACACCAAAACCTGCTTGATCCGGAATGGCCGTTTGAAATCGACCGCATACTGCTTTTCATCGGCATTGTGGTTTTGCTGCAACTCCTGCTGCGTCTGCTGCGCAGGATCATCATCGTCTGTATTGCGGCGTACCTGATTTTCCTTCTTTTTAACAGCGTTTTCGGGAGTTTCGGTTTTTGGTCTGTTGCCGAAGACTACAATGCGATGCTTTACAATATGTCTGAAGACCCGAATCCGCAGGACATCATCATTGCCAAACTGCTTCCATTTCCAAACAAGTCAAGAATACTGGACGCCATCGATTACGACAACCCCGACGTGCGGAATTTTGCCCTGATGGCGACGACCAAGCACTTCAGGAACATCAACAAATACAAGGAATACCGGACCACGGTGCAATGTTTTGCCGTATTCAAGGAAATCAAGAAACGCTGGAACTATGTGAACGATCCGCGCGGGCGGGAATACATTGCAAGGGCGAGCGAAACGGTACAGCATTTTTCAGGGGACTGCGATGACCACTCCATCCTGATGGCGGCATGCATCCGGGCGATTGGCGGCGTTCCCAGGATCATCAGCACCGACGCACACCTGTATCCTGAAATGCTGATCGGGACCCAGAAGGACTTTGAAGCGATCAATTACATCATCAAAGAAGTGCTTTTCAAGGAAGAAAGCAAGGGTAAGACCGTACATTACCACATCGACGAGCACGGGCAAATCTGGCTCAACCTGGATTATACGGCTACTTATCCGGGCGGTCCTTTTATGTCAGAGGAAATCCTCGGCGCACTCACGCTCTATTGA
- a CDS encoding translation initiation factor, whose protein sequence is MDLHEQLKKLFPDHEPLAEEKAEETPHELFIQQEPMVCKYEKRKGKPTTIIEGYSGSEEDFRILAKELKTKLSVGGTFKDNTIIIQGDYRDKIMETLKSKGFKVKRVGG, encoded by the coding sequence ATGGATTTACACGAACAACTCAAAAAACTCTTTCCCGACCACGAGCCACTCGCCGAAGAAAAGGCCGAAGAGACGCCCCACGAACTTTTCATCCAGCAGGAACCGATGGTCTGCAAATATGAAAAGCGTAAGGGAAAACCCACGACCATCATCGAAGGCTATTCCGGCTCTGAAGAAGACTTCAGGATCCTCGCAAAGGAACTTAAAACGAAACTCAGTGTCGGCGGCACATTCAAAGACAATACCATTATCATCCAGGGAGATTACCGCGACAAGATTATGGAAACACTTAAATCAAAAGGGTTTAAAGTGAAGCGCGTAGGCGGATGA
- the ung gene encoding uracil-DNA glycosylase, whose translation MKIDPSWKAVLAEEFEKPYFKALTGFVAMEYQNQLCYPPGPEIFAAFDHCPFDAVKVVIIGQDPYHGPKQANGLCFSVHDGIPFPPSLVNIFREISDDLQQPLPGTGNLERWADQGVLLLNATLTVRRGEAGSHQGHGWETFTDAVIRQVSDRKKDVVFMLWGGFAKKKGAKIDRDKHWVLESGHPSPLSANKGHWFGNQHFSKANRFLASKGLPEIKW comes from the coding sequence ATGAAAATTGATCCTTCATGGAAAGCCGTGCTCGCCGAAGAATTTGAGAAGCCTTATTTCAAGGCCTTGACCGGTTTTGTCGCCATGGAATATCAAAACCAGCTGTGCTACCCGCCGGGGCCTGAGATCTTTGCGGCCTTCGACCACTGTCCGTTTGATGCGGTTAAGGTGGTGATTATCGGCCAGGATCCGTACCATGGCCCGAAGCAGGCAAACGGATTGTGTTTTTCAGTACATGATGGCATCCCATTTCCGCCGTCATTGGTCAATATTTTCCGAGAAATCAGTGACGACCTGCAACAACCATTGCCCGGGACCGGAAACCTCGAACGTTGGGCCGACCAGGGCGTGCTGCTGCTGAACGCCACATTGACCGTGCGTAGGGGCGAAGCGGGCAGTCATCAGGGACATGGATGGGAAACCTTCACAGACGCCGTAATCCGTCAGGTTTCAGATAGGAAAAAAGATGTCGTTTTTATGCTTTGGGGCGGATTTGCGAAAAAGAAAGGGGCGAAAATAGATCGCGACAAACATTGGGTACTGGAGTCTGGACACCCATCACCATTGAGCGCAAATAAAGGGCATTGGTTCGGAAACCAGCATTTCAGTAAGGCAAACCGGTTTTTAGCATCGAAAGGCTTGCCCGAAATCAAGTGGTGA
- a CDS encoding endonuclease MutS2: MISITDKTLQDLQFTTILDAISSICNTDIGKEKALGITPFRDKETLMEALWQTSEYVSSFQNNNAIPNHGFDPVAHEIKFLAIENSVLEAGSFRKIASLSETVNTLLQFFRKFDDYYPKLNLKASGIELTREIVRKIDEIVDKYGEIKDNASPDLLNIRREMNTVRGKVNQSFGVALTQYAGLGYLDDIKESFVQNRRVLAVLAMYRRKVKGSILGSSKTGSIAYIEPEATLKYSRELSNLEYEEKEEVMRILKQLSNDIRVYLPLIIQYQDFLSDIDVIAAKAKYAVRINAILPHITDEKRLYFREAYHPILFLTNKQKNEPTFPQTIELQQDKRIIVISGPNAGGKTISLKTVGLLQLMLQSGMLIPVHERSETFLFDRILTDIGDNQSIENHLSTYSYRLKNMNYFLRKCNSKTLFLIDEFGTGSDPELGGALAEIFLEEFYHREAFGIITTHYSNLKILANELPHAMNANMLFDEKSLEPMYKLVLGQAGSSFTFEVAQKNGIPFGLINRAKKKIEVGKVRFDKTIATLQKERSKLEKTSNTLKEEEIRAREESQKMQTINSRIQQKLESYQELYDSNQKLIYMGQKIDEMADRYVNNKDKKAIIGEFLKLIEIESSKRKKATVKEQKAREIQQKQIIKEVEVKVEEIRKEKKEKKIKAAQVPEKPKHVLKVGDRVRMLDGRSIGSIDKIEKNKAVVNYGLFTSTVGLDSLEFVEAKK, from the coding sequence ATGATATCCATTACAGACAAAACGCTGCAGGATTTGCAGTTTACGACCATACTTGACGCCATTTCCTCGATTTGCAATACCGATATCGGTAAGGAAAAAGCACTCGGGATTACGCCTTTCAGGGACAAGGAGACATTGATGGAAGCTTTGTGGCAAACCTCGGAGTATGTGTCGTCCTTCCAAAATAACAACGCCATTCCGAACCATGGCTTTGACCCCGTCGCACACGAAATCAAGTTTCTTGCTATTGAGAACAGCGTCCTTGAGGCGGGAAGTTTCCGTAAAATCGCGTCACTTTCGGAAACAGTCAACACGCTGCTTCAGTTCTTCCGCAAGTTTGATGACTATTATCCGAAGTTAAACCTTAAGGCGTCCGGAATCGAACTCACGCGGGAGATTGTCCGGAAAATCGATGAAATCGTTGACAAATATGGCGAAATCAAGGACAATGCGTCACCGGACCTGCTGAACATCCGTCGTGAGATGAATACGGTGCGCGGGAAAGTGAACCAGAGTTTCGGAGTGGCGCTTACGCAGTATGCGGGTTTGGGTTACCTTGACGACATCAAGGAAAGTTTTGTACAAAACCGCCGCGTGCTCGCTGTTTTGGCGATGTACCGGCGCAAAGTGAAAGGTTCCATCCTGGGCAGTTCCAAAACGGGCAGCATTGCCTACATCGAACCCGAAGCCACATTGAAATATTCCCGCGAACTCAGCAATCTTGAATATGAGGAAAAAGAGGAAGTCATGCGCATCCTCAAACAACTCAGCAACGACATCCGGGTGTACCTGCCGTTGATCATTCAGTACCAGGATTTCCTGAGCGATATCGATGTGATTGCGGCCAAAGCCAAGTATGCGGTACGGATTAATGCCATTCTGCCGCACATCACCGATGAAAAACGACTGTATTTCCGCGAGGCTTACCACCCGATCCTGTTCCTGACAAACAAACAGAAGAACGAACCCACGTTTCCGCAGACCATTGAGCTGCAGCAGGACAAGCGCATCATCGTAATTTCCGGCCCGAACGCAGGTGGGAAAACCATCTCGCTCAAGACCGTCGGCCTGCTGCAACTGATGCTGCAATCCGGCATGCTCATTCCTGTGCATGAGCGTAGTGAGACCTTTCTGTTTGACCGGATCCTGACCGATATCGGTGACAACCAATCGATTGAGAATCACCTGAGCACCTACAGCTACCGCTTAAAAAACATGAATTATTTCCTGAGGAAGTGCAACAGCAAAACCTTATTCCTGATTGATGAGTTCGGTACGGGTTCAGATCCCGAGCTGGGCGGCGCGCTCGCTGAAATCTTCCTGGAGGAATTTTACCACCGGGAAGCCTTCGGAATTATCACGACACATTATTCGAACCTGAAGATCCTCGCCAATGAGCTGCCGCATGCGATGAACGCCAACATGCTTTTTGATGAAAAGTCATTGGAACCCATGTACAAACTTGTTTTAGGCCAGGCCGGCAGCTCGTTCACATTTGAAGTCGCGCAGAAGAATGGCATCCCATTCGGACTGATCAACCGGGCAAAAAAGAAAATTGAGGTCGGCAAAGTGCGTTTTGACAAGACCATAGCCACACTGCAAAAAGAGCGCTCTAAACTCGAGAAAACCTCGAATACGCTTAAAGAAGAAGAAATCCGTGCACGCGAGGAAAGCCAGAAGATGCAAACCATCAACAGCCGCATCCAGCAGAAACTCGAAAGTTATCAGGAACTCTATGACAGCAACCAGAAGCTGATTTATATGGGCCAGAAAATTGATGAGATGGCCGACCGTTATGTCAACAATAAAGACAAAAAAGCCATCATCGGCGAATTTTTGAAACTCATCGAAATTGAAAGTTCCAAACGGAAGAAAGCCACCGTCAAGGAACAAAAAGCCAGGGAAATCCAGCAAAAGCAAATCATTAAGGAAGTCGAGGTCAAGGTCGAGGAAATCCGCAAAGAGAAAAAGGAAAAGAAGATCAAGGCCGCACAGGTCCCCGAAAAACCCAAACACGTGCTTAAAGTCGGAGACCGCGTCCGGATGCTCGACGGGCGTTCCATCGGCTCGATAGACAAAATAGAAAAAAACAAGGCCGTCGTCAATTACGGGCTGTTTACCTCTACGGTAGGGCTGGATTCATTGGAATTTGTAGAGGCAAAAAAATAA
- a CDS encoding substrate-binding domain-containing protein: MKTIKVAGVPEHFNLPWQLCLENGEFSAAGIDLQWTNVPEGTGKMCQMLRDCQTDVAVILTEGIVKDIVSGNPSKIVQVYVETPLIWGIHVAANSEYHQLSELEHTKAAISRIGSGSQLMAYVNAEQQGWDSNALRFEIVNTIDGAVSALTLGEADYFMWERFMTKPLVDKGIFRRIADCPTPWPCFVIAVRNEILATDPNLIKKILHIINAKTYKFKEIQDIELRLANDFHQEKEDILSWLSQTEWSQQPLAQDMLNKVQNQLLRLSLIDKKSTFAEIVKAL, from the coding sequence ATGAAGACAATAAAAGTAGCCGGTGTCCCGGAACATTTCAACCTGCCATGGCAGCTTTGCCTTGAAAACGGAGAATTTTCAGCGGCAGGAATCGACCTGCAATGGACCAACGTCCCCGAAGGTACCGGAAAAATGTGCCAGATGCTGCGCGACTGCCAGACAGATGTCGCCGTCATCCTTACGGAAGGCATCGTCAAGGACATCGTCTCCGGAAATCCATCGAAAATTGTGCAGGTGTATGTCGAAACCCCATTAATATGGGGTATCCATGTGGCCGCCAATTCGGAATATCATCAGTTGTCTGAACTTGAGCACACGAAAGCCGCCATTTCACGAATCGGATCCGGGTCGCAGCTCATGGCTTATGTCAATGCGGAACAGCAGGGTTGGGACTCAAATGCACTCCGCTTCGAAATTGTAAATACGATTGACGGCGCCGTATCCGCGCTGACACTGGGCGAGGCAGACTATTTTATGTGGGAACGCTTCATGACCAAGCCGCTGGTCGACAAAGGCATCTTCCGACGCATCGCCGATTGCCCTACGCCATGGCCCTGCTTTGTGATCGCTGTACGAAATGAAATCCTGGCCACCGATCCGAATCTTATCAAAAAGATACTTCACATAATCAACGCTAAGACTTACAAATTCAAAGAAATACAAGACATAGAGTTGCGTCTGGCAAATGATTTTCATCAGGAAAAAGAAGACATCCTGTCCTGGCTTTCGCAAACCGAATGGTCACAGCAACCGCTTGCACAGGATATGTTAAACAAAGTTCAAAATCAATTGCTTCGCCTGTCCCTTATCGATAAAAAAAGTACTTTTGCTGAAATAGTCAAAGCCCTGTAG
- a CDS encoding thiol-disulfide oxidoreductase DCC family protein: protein MNLPTGKKIILFDGVCNLCNRMVRYVIAHDKRDVFRFVPLQSDLGREILTHIGIDGSHFDSVVLYEPGKAYFRKSAAAIEIAKEFGGLFHLSAIFKLIPAPLRNSLYDYIAKNRYKRYGKQDRCMVPTPELRAKFL, encoded by the coding sequence ATGAACCTGCCAACAGGAAAAAAAATCATCCTTTTCGACGGCGTCTGCAACCTCTGCAACCGCATGGTCCGGTATGTCATTGCGCATGACAAGCGCGATGTCTTTCGGTTTGTGCCGCTGCAATCTGACCTGGGCCGCGAAATCCTGACGCACATTGGCATCGATGGCAGCCACTTTGACAGCGTCGTATTGTATGAGCCCGGAAAGGCCTACTTTCGCAAATCTGCGGCGGCTATCGAAATTGCAAAGGAATTCGGCGGACTGTTCCACCTGAGCGCCATCTTCAAACTCATTCCGGCCCCATTGCGCAACAGCCTGTACGATTACATCGCTAAAAACCGCTACAAAAGGTACGGCAAACAGGATCGCTGCATGGTTCCAACTCCTGAACTCCGGGCAAAATTCCTTTAA
- a CDS encoding UDP-2,3-diacylglucosamine diphosphatase has translation MKKRAVELVVISDVHLGTYGCHAKELHRYLSTIKPKTLVLNGDIVDIWQFRKSYFPKSHLKVVKKILDLATKGTKVYYLTGNHDEMLRKFSEAHFGNFSIADKLLLDLDGKKAWIFHGDVFDASVHHAKWIAKLGGIGYDYLILMNRLVNWCLARMGRDPYSFSKKIKASVKKAVRFISDFEQTAADIALEKGYDYVICGHIHEPNIVRKSDKRGETMYLNSGDWIENLTALEYNRKRWKLYQYSDDPLLKEVDYFELEDQLGRELAQYSIFLKN, from the coding sequence ATGAAAAAAAGAGCCGTTGAACTGGTAGTGATTTCCGATGTGCATCTTGGAACTTATGGGTGCCACGCCAAGGAATTGCACCGCTATCTTTCAACAATCAAACCCAAAACGCTGGTCCTGAACGGTGACATCGTAGACATCTGGCAATTCCGGAAATCGTACTTCCCGAAATCGCATCTGAAGGTAGTGAAGAAAATCCTCGATCTGGCAACCAAAGGCACGAAAGTGTACTATCTCACGGGGAACCATGACGAAATGCTGAGAAAGTTCAGTGAGGCCCATTTCGGAAACTTTTCGATTGCGGATAAACTGCTCCTCGACCTCGATGGAAAAAAAGCATGGATTTTTCATGGGGATGTGTTCGACGCGTCGGTACACCATGCCAAGTGGATTGCCAAATTGGGCGGCATCGGATATGATTACCTGATCCTGATGAACCGCCTGGTGAACTGGTGCCTTGCCAGGATGGGTCGCGACCCGTATTCTTTTTCCAAAAAAATTAAGGCCAGCGTGAAAAAGGCGGTCCGGTTCATTTCCGATTTTGAGCAGACCGCTGCCGATATCGCCCTCGAGAAAGGATATGATTACGTGATCTGTGGGCACATACACGAACCCAATATCGTACGGAAATCGGACAAACGCGGCGAAACCATGTACCTGAATTCGGGGGACTGGATTGAAAATCTCACCGCACTGGAATACAACAGGAAACGATGGAAGCTGTACCAGTATAGTGACGACCCGCTGTTAAAGGAAGTCGACTACTTTGAACTCGAAGACCAACTCGGGCGCGAACTGGCGCAATATTCGATTTTTTTGAAAAATTAG
- a CDS encoding nucleoside phosphorylase, with the protein MIKSSELILNPDGSVYHLNLKPEHIAHDIIFVGDQNRVEKITQFFSHIEFSQQKREFKTQTGLFKGKRITVMSTGIGPDNIDIVLNELDALVNIDLETRMPKDKLTTLNIVRIGTSGSLQADIPVDSFVMSKYGLGLDNMLRSYLIDKVSNPALEDAFMLHTNWDIKKGRPYVIPCSEKLEKMIESDRMHKGITATAGGFYGPQGRILRLQTQDNELNDKMDQFSFNEHRITNLEMETAAIYGLSALLGHNALSLNAIIANRASGTFSDDPYKAVDELIAYTLDKIASSR; encoded by the coding sequence ATGATCAAATCATCAGAACTCATATTAAATCCCGACGGCAGCGTTTACCATTTAAACCTGAAGCCGGAACACATCGCCCACGACATCATTTTCGTTGGCGACCAAAACCGCGTCGAAAAAATCACGCAGTTTTTCAGCCATATCGAATTTTCGCAGCAAAAACGCGAATTCAAAACGCAAACCGGTCTTTTCAAAGGCAAGCGCATCACGGTGATGTCTACCGGGATCGGACCTGACAATATTGATATCGTGCTCAACGAACTCGACGCCCTGGTCAACATCGACCTCGAAACACGCATGCCTAAAGACAAACTCACCACGCTCAACATCGTCCGTATCGGGACCTCAGGTTCGCTACAGGCTGACATCCCCGTGGACAGTTTCGTCATGTCGAAATACGGCTTGGGACTGGACAACATGCTCCGCTCCTACCTGATCGATAAGGTGTCGAATCCCGCACTCGAAGATGCCTTTATGCTTCACACCAACTGGGATATCAAGAAAGGCCGCCCGTATGTAATCCCGTGTTCTGAAAAGCTTGAAAAAATGATTGAAAGCGACCGGATGCATAAAGGGATTACCGCTACCGCTGGTGGGTTTTATGGTCCGCAGGGGCGTATTTTACGCCTTCAAACCCAGGACAACGAACTCAACGACAAAATGGACCAATTCAGTTTCAACGAACACAGGATTACCAATCTCGAGATGGAAACTGCCGCAATTTACGGACTGTCTGCATTGCTGGGCCACAACGCGCTGTCACTCAACGCCATTATCGCCAACCGTGCTTCAGGCACCTTCAGCGACGATCCGTACAAAGCAGTCGATGAACTGATTGCGTATACCCTCGATAAAATCGCTTCATCCAGATAA
- a CDS encoding isopenicillin N synthase family dioxygenase produces MQNIPSVDLRDFLSGDPERKQKFVNEIGKAYEDIGFVALKGHFLDDKLVEELYAEVRNFFSLPVETKEKYEIPGIGGQRGYVSFGKEHAKGRSAGDLKEFWHFGQYVDKDSKYAKEYPANVEVAELPKFNEVGKEAYQMLEKTGIYVLRALALYLGLDEFYFDNYIKNGNSILRPIHYPPITDEPADGAVRAAAHGDINLITLLMGAQGKGLQVQNHNGEWIDAIAEPDELVINVGDMLSRHTNNRLKSTIHQVVNPPRELWGTSRYSIPFFMHPISEMKLDVLDKTIDADHPKLYDDITAGDFLYERLVDLGLIKK; encoded by the coding sequence ATGCAAAACATCCCAAGTGTGGACTTGCGTGATTTCCTTTCGGGTGACCCGGAACGCAAACAAAAATTTGTAAATGAAATCGGAAAAGCCTACGAAGATATTGGCTTCGTAGCACTTAAAGGTCATTTTCTGGATGACAAACTCGTTGAAGAACTGTATGCGGAGGTCCGCAACTTCTTCAGCCTGCCGGTAGAAACCAAAGAAAAATATGAGATTCCCGGAATCGGCGGACAACGTGGTTACGTATCGTTCGGGAAAGAACACGCCAAGGGCCGCTCGGCCGGCGACCTGAAAGAATTCTGGCATTTCGGACAGTATGTCGATAAAGATTCCAAATACGCCAAGGAATATCCTGCAAACGTAGAGGTGGCGGAACTTCCAAAATTCAATGAAGTCGGTAAAGAAGCCTACCAGATGCTCGAAAAAACAGGGATTTATGTGCTTCGCGCTTTGGCTTTGTACCTCGGACTTGACGAATTCTATTTCGATAATTACATCAAAAACGGAAACAGCATCCTCCGCCCGATCCACTACCCGCCTATTACAGACGAGCCTGCTGATGGCGCCGTACGTGCCGCGGCGCATGGCGATATCAACCTGATAACCCTGTTGATGGGAGCACAGGGCAAAGGCCTGCAGGTGCAAAATCACAACGGCGAATGGATTGATGCCATTGCCGAACCGGACGAACTGGTCATCAACGTGGGAGATATGCTGTCGCGCCACACAAACAACAGGCTTAAATCGACCATACACCAGGTAGTGAATCCTCCGCGCGAACTGTGGGGCACGTCACGCTATTCAATTCCTTTTTTCATGCACCCGATCAGCGAAATGAAACTGGACGTGCTCGATAAAACTATCGATGCAGACCACCCGAAATTGTACGACGACATCACTGCAGGGGATTTCCTGTATGAAAGACTCGTTGATTTGGGATTGATTAAAAAATAA
- a CDS encoding dicarboxylate/amino acid:cation symporter produces the protein MELPENKKSNLTRNIFIALVLGIALGFILNKFYVADENGKIEFYSQKTEDINNEIKTYLPDTTTAAYKQAAKNMARYAAVKTRLLQDIDKNGDLFGTTYQMIATTDDYIAKFENQLKVPRKDTLTAAYTQLKKQKDFAAEKLSSLTKDRDKKLEWFALIADIFLRLIKMIVAPLVFTTLVVGIAKLGDIKTVGRVGGKTMLWFVSASLMSLVLGMILVNLFKPGEAMHLALPLDNQATGIDKAALSVKDFVTHVFPKSFIESMANNEILQIVVFSIFFGVAAAALGEKSERIIKALDSLSHIILKITGFIMNFAPYAVFGAMTVVIGKQGIGILTTYAIFISEFYFGLLVLWGILILAGSAFIRKRVLVLLRRIKDPILLAFSTSSSEAAFPKTMLELERFGCSPKITSFVLPLGYSFNLDGSMMYMTFASIFIAQSYGIHLPLETQISMLLVLMLTSKGIAGVPRASLVVIAGTLASFNIPEVGIALLLGIDPILDMGRSATNVVGNSIATAVVSKMEGELSDSR, from the coding sequence ATGGAACTTCCCGAAAACAAGAAATCAAACCTGACGCGCAATATCTTCATTGCGCTCGTCCTGGGCATCGCACTCGGATTTATACTGAACAAGTTTTACGTAGCCGACGAGAACGGCAAAATCGAATTTTATTCGCAAAAAACCGAAGACATCAACAACGAAATCAAGACGTACCTTCCTGATACCACTACGGCGGCCTACAAGCAGGCAGCGAAAAACATGGCGCGCTACGCTGCCGTGAAAACCCGGTTGTTACAGGATATCGACAAAAATGGCGACTTATTCGGGACGACCTACCAAATGATCGCGACCACCGACGACTACATTGCGAAATTTGAAAACCAACTGAAGGTCCCGCGAAAGGATACACTGACCGCAGCTTACACCCAACTAAAAAAGCAGAAAGATTTTGCGGCGGAAAAACTCAGCAGCCTGACGAAGGACCGCGATAAAAAACTGGAATGGTTTGCGCTTATCGCGGACATTTTCCTGCGACTGATTAAGATGATCGTAGCGCCGCTCGTATTTACGACCCTGGTGGTGGGCATCGCGAAGCTGGGCGACATCAAAACCGTCGGACGGGTAGGGGGCAAGACCATGCTTTGGTTTGTCTCGGCCTCGCTGATGAGCCTCGTGCTCGGAATGATCCTGGTCAACCTGTTTAAGCCGGGTGAGGCCATGCACCTTGCTTTGCCACTCGACAACCAGGCCACCGGCATCGATAAGGCCGCGTTGTCCGTAAAAGATTTTGTGACACACGTGTTCCCGAAAAGCTTCATCGAATCGATGGCCAATAACGAAATCCTGCAAATTGTGGTCTTTTCGATTTTCTTCGGGGTGGCGGCAGCGGCGCTCGGTGAAAAAAGCGAACGCATTATCAAGGCGTTGGATTCGCTGTCCCATATCATATTAAAGATTACGGGCTTTATCATGAACTTTGCGCCGTACGCTGTTTTTGGCGCAATGACGGTAGTGATTGGCAAACAGGGCATCGGGATATTGACAACTTACGCGATTTTTATCAGCGAATTTTATTTTGGCTTGCTCGTGCTTTGGGGAATCCTGATTTTGGCGGGCTCTGCCTTTATACGGAAACGGGTATTGGTTTTGCTCAGGCGCATCAAGGACCCGATCTTACTGGCGTTTAGCACGAGCAGTTCGGAAGCGGCCTTCCCGAAAACCATGCTCGAACTGGAGCGTTTCGGGTGCAGCCCGAAAATTACAAGTTTTGTCTTGCCGTTGGGCTATTCGTTCAATCTGGACGGCAGCATGATGTACATGACTTTTGCCTCGATTTTTATTGCGCAGTCTTATGGCATCCACCTGCCACTAGAAACACAGATTTCGATGTTACTGGTGCTGATGCTCACAAGCAAGGGCATCGCGGGCGTCCCAAGGGCTTCGCTCGTGGTCATTGCAGGGACTTTGGCCAGTTTCAATATCCCGGAAGTAGGCATAGCGTTACTGTTGGGTATCGATCCGATATTGGATATGGGCCGGAGCGCGACCAATGTGGTCGGGAACAGCATTGCCACGGCCGTAGTCAGTAAAATGGAAGGGGAGCTTTCAGACAGCCGGTAA